The Pseudomonas parafulva genome window below encodes:
- the recD gene encoding exodeoxyribonuclease V subunit alpha has product MSRTLDDLLPTPLQAEHLAALAPLADSHDLLALLDRWVERGWLRALDRAFVSFLAEREPGGDPLVLLAAALASHQLGHGHVCLDLEQTLAEPDFALSLPPEGDALAGPLLLPSQLLAALEPALWRQRIAASGLVADGDSAGHEARPLVLSAQRLYLRRYWRYERRVDHSLQQRIATHEAIPHDLPARLAQLFEGGAPAGQVDWQKLACALATRAAFSIVTGGPGTGKTTTVVRLLALLQGPAVEQGRPLRIRLAAPTGKAAARLTESIGQQVERLQVDATLRAQIPTEVSTVHRLLGSRPGSRHFRHHAGNPLPLDVLVVDEASMIDLEMMANLLDALPSRARLVLLGDKDQLASVEAGAVLGDLCRYAEEGRYTAATQAWLEQVGGQSLHDSGLLPGDAQQHALAQQVVMLRHSRRFGEGSGIGRLARWVNLQQAEQARALLSLPPDDVFGLALRGEHDRAFDRLLLEGLGRGEEGPQGYRSYLRTLGRHRPAPGTPADASDWEHWAARVLGSFEGFQLLCAVRRGAWGVEGLNERVARVLHGAGLIDTRLPWYEGRPVLVTRNDYGLGLMNGDIGIALRLPDETGETSLRVAFARNDGSGGVRFVLPSRLNEVETVFAMTVHKSQGSEFSHTALVLPDALNPVLTKELIYTGITRAKACFSLIEPRAGVFEEAVKRKVRRISGLALENI; this is encoded by the coding sequence ATGAGCCGCACCCTCGACGACCTGTTGCCCACCCCGTTGCAGGCCGAGCACCTGGCGGCCTTGGCGCCGCTTGCCGACAGCCACGATCTGCTGGCGCTGTTGGACCGGTGGGTCGAACGCGGCTGGTTGCGTGCGCTGGATCGCGCGTTCGTCAGCTTTCTCGCGGAGCGTGAGCCGGGCGGCGATCCGTTGGTGCTGCTGGCGGCGGCGTTGGCCAGTCATCAGTTGGGGCATGGGCATGTGTGCCTGGACCTGGAGCAGACGCTGGCCGAGCCTGACTTCGCGCTGTCGCTGCCGCCGGAGGGCGACGCCCTGGCCGGACCGTTGCTGCTGCCCTCACAACTGCTCGCCGCCCTCGAACCCGCCCTCTGGCGGCAGCGTATCGCAGCGAGTGGACTGGTGGCCGATGGCGATAGCGCCGGGCATGAGGCGCGGCCGCTGGTGCTCAGTGCTCAGCGCCTGTATCTACGCCGCTACTGGCGCTATGAGCGGCGTGTCGACCACTCGCTGCAGCAGCGCATCGCGACCCACGAAGCGATTCCCCACGACCTGCCGGCGCGTCTGGCGCAGTTGTTCGAAGGCGGTGCTCCGGCTGGCCAGGTGGACTGGCAGAAGCTCGCCTGCGCCCTGGCCACCCGCGCCGCCTTCAGCATCGTTACCGGCGGCCCTGGGACCGGCAAGACCACCACCGTGGTGCGCTTGCTGGCCCTGCTCCAAGGCCCGGCAGTGGAGCAGGGCAGGCCTTTGCGCATCCGCCTGGCGGCGCCCACCGGCAAGGCGGCAGCGCGCCTGACCGAGTCCATCGGTCAGCAAGTCGAGCGCTTGCAGGTGGACGCTACGCTGCGTGCGCAGATTCCCACCGAGGTGAGCACGGTGCACCGCCTGCTCGGCAGTCGCCCCGGCTCGCGGCATTTCCGCCACCACGCCGGTAACCCGCTGCCGCTGGATGTCCTGGTGGTGGATGAAGCGTCGATGATCGACCTGGAAATGATGGCCAACCTGCTCGACGCCTTGCCAAGCCGCGCGCGCCTGGTGCTGCTCGGCGACAAGGACCAGTTGGCGTCGGTGGAAGCCGGCGCGGTGCTGGGCGATCTGTGTCGCTATGCCGAGGAGGGGCGCTACACGGCGGCGACCCAGGCCTGGCTGGAGCAGGTCGGTGGCCAGTCGTTGCATGACAGCGGGCTGCTGCCTGGCGATGCGCAGCAGCATGCCCTGGCGCAGCAGGTGGTGATGCTGCGTCACTCCCGGCGCTTCGGTGAAGGCAGCGGTATTGGTCGGCTGGCACGGTGGGTCAACCTGCAGCAGGCCGAGCAGGCGCGCGCGCTGCTCAGCCTGCCGCCGGACGATGTGTTCGGCCTGGCGCTGCGCGGCGAGCACGACCGGGCCTTCGACCGTCTGTTGCTGGAGGGGCTGGGGCGTGGCGAAGAGGGGCCCCAGGGTTACCGCAGTTACCTGCGTACCCTCGGCCGCCATCGGCCGGCACCGGGTACACCGGCTGACGCGAGCGATTGGGAGCACTGGGCGGCGCGGGTGCTGGGCAGCTTCGAGGGTTTCCAGTTGCTGTGTGCCGTGCGCCGCGGTGCCTGGGGTGTGGAGGGTCTGAACGAACGGGTGGCGCGGGTGCTGCACGGCGCCGGCCTGATCGATACACGCCTGCCGTGGTACGAGGGGCGACCCGTGCTGGTCACCCGCAACGATTACGGCCTGGGCTTGATGAATGGCGATATCGGCATTGCCCTGCGGCTGCCGGACGAGACGGGTGAAACCTCGCTGCGCGTAGCATTCGCGCGCAACGACGGTTCAGGCGGCGTACGCTTCGTGCTGCCCAGCCGGCTCAACGAGGTGGAAACCGTCTTCGCCATGACGGTGCACAAGTCCCAGGGTTCGGAATTCAGTCACACCGCCCTGGTGCTGCCCGATGCGCTGAACCCAGTACTCACCAAAGAGCTGATCTATACCGGTATCACCCGTGCCAAAGCCTGCTTCAGCTTGATCGAGCCGCGAGCCGGCGTGTTCGAGGAGGCCGTCAAGCGCAAGGTGCGACGGATTTCTGGCCTTGCGCTGGAAAATATCTGA
- a CDS encoding YfiR family protein — MSVVVSPRWRVANCALSLLIVALSSFAEPARAYAPATAVQVQQRAKAVTQVVLGIFSYARWPVEPAPLRLCLIGPTEYADDLIKGELQTASQPLQVRRLLADDPRTAETCDAVYIGRLDTGERDRLFNALVGHPVLSISEADDPCTVGSLFCLRVEDEQVSFAVNLDSVARSGLRIHPSVLQLSRRRAAQP, encoded by the coding sequence ATGTCAGTGGTTGTCTCGCCTCGGTGGCGGGTGGCGAACTGTGCGTTGTCGCTGTTGATCGTCGCCCTGTCGTCGTTCGCCGAGCCTGCGCGGGCGTATGCGCCGGCCACTGCGGTGCAGGTGCAACAGCGCGCCAAGGCAGTGACCCAAGTGGTCCTGGGAATCTTCAGCTACGCCCGGTGGCCGGTGGAGCCCGCGCCCTTGCGCCTGTGCCTGATCGGTCCCACCGAGTACGCCGATGACCTGATCAAGGGCGAGCTGCAGACTGCATCGCAACCCTTGCAGGTGCGTCGTCTGCTGGCCGACGACCCCCGCACCGCCGAGACCTGCGATGCGGTGTATATCGGTCGACTCGACACGGGTGAGCGTGATCGGCTGTTCAACGCGCTGGTCGGCCATCCGGTGCTGAGCATCAGCGAGGCGGACGACCCGTGTACGGTCGGCAGTCTGTTCTGCCTGCGCGTCGAGGACGAGCAGGTGAGTTTCGCGGTCAACCTCGACTCGGTGGCGCGCAGCGGCTTGCGTATTCATCCCAGCGTGCTGCAATTGTCGCGGCGTCGGGCTGCGCAGCCATGA